In the genome of Desulfovibrio desulfuricans, one region contains:
- the sdhE gene encoding 8-methylmenaquinol:fumarate reductase membrane anchor subunit, translated as MQTEFAFFPGCVLTQAAKESKMALEAVAPRLGIKLKEIPGWSCCGASQAQDVDPVATLVANARNIALAEKMGLPVLTSCSTCLLMLRRAKAELDGGKKDRINTFLAKGNMTYHGTSEVTSLLWVLAQNAQTLKTKVTKPLTGLKVAAFYGCHSLRPESSLGFESSVNPSSFETVVAALGGQTVPFAKRLDCCGFHAVYPAEKSVMRMTSQIVDSAATSGAACIVTPCPLCQMQLDIYQEAAQDIAKSKARVPVLHLSQLVGLALGIPGKELGLDYNVIDATKMG; from the coding sequence ATGCAGACCGAATTCGCCTTTTTTCCCGGCTGCGTGCTGACTCAGGCCGCCAAGGAATCCAAGATGGCTCTTGAGGCCGTGGCCCCAAGGCTTGGCATCAAACTCAAGGAAATCCCCGGCTGGAGTTGCTGCGGCGCTTCCCAGGCTCAGGATGTGGACCCCGTGGCGACCCTGGTTGCCAATGCCCGCAACATTGCCCTGGCCGAAAAAATGGGCCTGCCCGTGCTGACCTCGTGCAGCACCTGCCTGCTCATGCTGCGCCGCGCCAAGGCAGAACTTGACGGCGGCAAAAAGGACCGTATCAACACCTTTCTTGCCAAGGGCAACATGACCTATCACGGCACCAGCGAAGTCACCAGCCTGCTCTGGGTTCTGGCGCAAAACGCCCAGACCCTCAAGACCAAGGTGACCAAGCCGCTTACGGGTCTTAAAGTGGCGGCTTTTTATGGCTGTCACAGCTTGCGGCCCGAATCCTCCCTTGGCTTTGAAAGCTCGGTGAATCCCTCGAGCTTTGAAACCGTGGTGGCCGCCCTTGGCGGGCAGACGGTTCCCTTTGCCAAGCGGCTGGACTGCTGCGGCTTCCACGCCGTGTACCCGGCGGAAAAATCCGTCATGCGCATGACCAGCCAGATTGTGGACAGCGCCGCTACCTCCGGCGCGGCCTGCATCGTAACCCCCTGCCCGCTCTGCCAGATGCAGCTCGACATTTATCAGGAAGCAGCGCAGGATATAGCCAAGTCAAAAGCCCGTGTACCCGTGCTGCACCTTTCGCAGCTGGTGGGCCTTGCCCTGGGTATTCCCGGCAAGGAACTGGGCCTCGACTACAACGTGATTGACGCCACCAAGATGGGCTAA
- the cobA gene encoding uroporphyrinogen-III C-methyltransferase codes for MKVFLIGAGPGDPGLLTIKGRDALAAADVVVYDALANDSLLSYARPDAEKIYVGKVAGNHALPQDQINALLVDKAKEGNVVARLKGGDPYIFGRGGEEGEELAAAGIPFEEVPGISSTIAAPAYAGIPVTHRDFASSVTIITGHENPDKPGSVHNWEALAASASTLVFVMGMKNLPDIARNLLEAGMDPHTPAALIYRGTTPYQRSLVDTLARLPQAAVEAKFTNPSVILVGKVAGLRDTLGWFEKKPLFGRSIVVTRAREQASGLAQSLTALGAEVIQCPTIEISPLADYAELDAALGNLASYRWVIFTSVNGVKHFWLRLAKAGKDSRALGNCKVAAIGPATADALTERGITPDFIPERYMAEGVLEGLLTLENGNVAGMRFLLPRAAKAREVLPEELRKAGAVVDVISAYETVPAAHKRDEVLERINAGTLNCVTFGSSSTVENFLSLIPAAILKMHPEVKLAAIGPVTAETLQKNGLTCNIMPMDYTIPALVDALKTYFAR; via the coding sequence ATGAAGGTATTTCTCATCGGAGCCGGACCCGGCGATCCGGGCCTGCTGACCATCAAGGGGCGTGACGCCCTGGCCGCCGCCGATGTGGTGGTATACGACGCCCTGGCAAACGACAGCCTGCTCTCTTACGCCCGCCCCGATGCGGAAAAAATCTATGTGGGCAAGGTGGCGGGCAACCACGCCCTGCCGCAGGATCAGATCAACGCCCTTCTGGTGGACAAGGCCAAGGAAGGCAACGTTGTGGCCCGCCTGAAAGGCGGCGACCCATATATCTTTGGGCGCGGCGGCGAAGAAGGCGAAGAGCTGGCGGCTGCAGGCATTCCCTTTGAAGAAGTGCCAGGCATCAGCAGCACCATAGCCGCCCCCGCCTATGCGGGCATTCCCGTGACTCACAGGGATTTTGCCTCTTCCGTGACCATTATCACCGGGCACGAAAATCCCGACAAGCCAGGCTCCGTGCACAACTGGGAGGCCCTTGCCGCCAGCGCCTCCACTCTGGTTTTTGTGATGGGCATGAAAAACCTGCCCGACATCGCCCGCAACCTGCTTGAAGCCGGCATGGACCCGCACACTCCGGCGGCGCTTATCTATCGCGGCACCACGCCCTACCAGCGCAGCCTTGTGGATACCCTGGCCCGTCTGCCTCAGGCTGCGGTAGAAGCCAAATTCACCAATCCTTCGGTCATTCTTGTGGGCAAGGTTGCCGGCCTGCGCGACACCCTTGGCTGGTTTGAGAAAAAGCCGCTGTTTGGCCGCAGCATTGTTGTGACCCGCGCGCGCGAGCAGGCCAGCGGCCTCGCCCAGAGCCTTACGGCGCTGGGGGCCGAGGTCATCCAGTGCCCCACCATTGAAATCAGCCCTCTGGCCGATTATGCGGAACTTGACGCGGCTCTGGGTAATCTTGCCAGCTACCGCTGGGTTATCTTTACCTCGGTCAACGGCGTAAAGCACTTCTGGCTGCGGCTGGCAAAGGCGGGCAAGGACAGCCGCGCGCTCGGCAACTGCAAGGTGGCCGCCATCGGCCCCGCCACAGCCGATGCCCTGACCGAGCGCGGCATCACCCCCGATTTCATTCCCGAGCGCTACATGGCCGAGGGTGTGCTTGAAGGGCTGCTGACCCTTGAAAACGGCAACGTGGCAGGCATGCGCTTTTTGCTGCCCCGCGCCGCCAAGGCCCGCGAAGTGCTGCCCGAAGAACTGCGCAAGGCAGGGGCCGTGGTGGACGTTATTTCCGCCTACGAAACCGTACCCGCCGCGCACAAAAGGGACGAAGTGCTCGAGCGCATCAACGCTGGCACCCTGAACTGCGTGACCTTCGGCTCCTCCTCCACGGTGGAGAACTTCCTCTCCCTTATCCCGGCTGCAATCCTCAAGATGCACCCGGAAGTGAAGCTGGCCGCCATCGGCCCGGTAACGGCAGAAACGCTGCAAAAAAACGGCCTTACCTGCAACATCATGCCCATGGATTACACCATCCCGGCACTGGTGGACGCCCTGAAAACGTACTTTGCGAGATAA
- the cysK gene encoding cysteine synthase A has product MLTSILQTIGNTPMLRLDLSRDLPGTVWLKLENRNPGGSIKDRVAFHLVGEALEEGRVEPGGVLVEATSGNMGIGMALVASVRGFRCILTMPESMSVERRNLLRALGAELVLTPAEQGMSGAVAAAKRIAEEQDAFVLGQFTNPQAVVAHYKTTGPEIFKDSVGKMDVLVAGVGSGSTITGVGRYLKERIPGFRVVAVEPAASPVLSGGKPGPHLIQGIGADFVPAILDRALLDEIIQMDGEEAIRTARLLMENGIMAGISTGSNVRAALDLAARPEMQDKNIVTFVCDTGERYMSTRLFQGI; this is encoded by the coding sequence ATGTTAACCAGCATTTTGCAAACCATTGGCAACACCCCAATGCTGCGGCTTGATCTTTCACGCGACCTGCCCGGCACGGTCTGGCTGAAGCTTGAAAACCGCAATCCCGGCGGTTCCATCAAGGATCGTGTGGCCTTTCACCTTGTTGGCGAAGCTCTGGAAGAAGGGCGCGTAGAACCGGGCGGGGTGCTGGTGGAGGCCACCAGCGGCAATATGGGCATTGGTATGGCTCTGGTTGCCTCGGTACGTGGTTTTCGCTGCATACTGACCATGCCCGAATCCATGAGCGTTGAGCGCCGCAACCTGCTGCGGGCGCTGGGCGCAGAGCTTGTACTCACCCCGGCGGAACAGGGCATGAGCGGCGCTGTGGCCGCTGCAAAGCGCATTGCCGAAGAACAGGATGCCTTTGTTCTTGGCCAGTTTACCAATCCACAGGCTGTGGTGGCTCACTACAAGACCACCGGACCGGAAATTTTCAAGGACAGCGTGGGCAAGATGGACGTGCTGGTTGCGGGCGTTGGCTCCGGCTCGACCATCACTGGCGTGGGCAGGTACCTCAAGGAGCGCATCCCCGGCTTCAGGGTGGTTGCCGTTGAGCCAGCCGCCTCGCCGGTGCTCTCGGGCGGCAAACCCGGCCCTCATCTTATTCAGGGTATTGGCGCTGACTTTGTGCCAGCCATCCTTGACCGTGCGCTTTTGGACGAGATTATCCAGATGGACGGCGAGGAAGCCATAAGAACCGCCCGTCTGCTCATGGAAAACGGCATCATGGCGGGCATATCCACAGGCTCCAACGTGCGCGCGGCCCTTGATCTTGCGGCGCGGCCAGAAATGCAGGACAAGAATATTGTTACCTTTGTCTGCGACACGGGCGAACGCTACATGTCAACGCGGTTGTTTCAGGGAATATAA
- a CDS encoding chemotaxis protein yields MAQTNILLETGTNELEIVEFFVNQDGYEAHYGLNVAKVVEIGRRQPVTAMPEMRHKALLGAFLHRNGRVVPLIDMAQFLGSGPIENEDAKVIVTEFNGVCTGFLVSGVNRIYRLSWTDVEAPGQFLQNVSRSSVTGVVRLEERVIFLLDLEAIVAELHPAMAMRFDASDMRHSGEKTYNILHVDDSSSIRSLLLDLLNKEGRFTVTQKVNGQEAWDYLKVLRDRCEAEDRPISDFVHGVITDIEMPGMDGLALCKHIKEERVLKKLPVAIFSSMINEALAKKCAVVGADVQYTKPDLKVLSVKLYDLVTEAWG; encoded by the coding sequence ATGGCGCAGACCAACATCCTGCTGGAAACCGGCACCAATGAGCTGGAAATTGTGGAATTTTTCGTCAACCAGGACGGTTACGAAGCCCACTATGGCCTTAACGTGGCCAAGGTGGTTGAAATTGGCCGTCGCCAGCCAGTGACTGCCATGCCGGAAATGCGCCATAAAGCACTTTTGGGCGCGTTTCTGCACCGCAATGGCCGTGTGGTGCCGCTGATTGATATGGCCCAGTTTCTGGGCAGCGGGCCCATTGAAAACGAAGACGCCAAGGTTATCGTCACCGAATTTAACGGCGTGTGTACGGGCTTTCTGGTGTCGGGGGTCAACCGCATCTATCGGCTGAGCTGGACGGACGTGGAAGCGCCGGGGCAGTTTTTGCAGAATGTGAGCCGCAGCTCGGTAACGGGCGTGGTGCGGCTGGAAGAGCGCGTGATCTTTTTGCTGGATCTTGAAGCCATTGTAGCCGAACTGCATCCGGCCATGGCCATGCGCTTTGACGCCTCAGACATGCGCCACAGCGGTGAAAAGACCTACAATATCCTGCACGTGGACGATTCAAGCAGTATCCGTAGCCTGCTGCTTGACCTGCTCAACAAGGAAGGCCGCTTCACGGTGACGCAGAAGGTCAACGGCCAGGAAGCCTGGGATTACCTGAAGGTTCTGCGCGACCGCTGCGAAGCCGAAGATCGCCCCATTTCCGATTTCGTTCACGGTGTCATCACTGACATTGAAATGCCTGGTATGGACGGCTTGGCCCTGTGCAAACACATCAAGGAAGAAAGAGTCCTTAAAAAACTGCCAGTGGCCATCTTCTCTTCCATGATCAACGAGGCGTTGGCCAAGAAGTGCGCGGTTGTGGGGGCTGATGTGCAGTACACCAAGCCCGACCTCAAGGTGCTTTCCGTCAAACTGTATGATCTGGTGACTGAAGCCTGGGGCTAG
- a CDS encoding succinate dehydrogenase/fumarate reductase iron-sulfur subunit — protein sequence MPTIIIDRFDGKNSFEQSYKLDPADVAGKTVLNTLLFIKQTQDPTLNFTASCRCAICGACAVRVNGHAVLACDTKMDDLAKTYGSDTFHISPLANFKVISDLVVDWEPAMENLRKVHPGMVAKSEFSMKEGCRQNQKEFDRIIKQWDCILCGACASECNKLSADRSDYMEPFVFTHAWRVANDSRSKDPLLHGKPAVAGGLWNCVHCQECASRCPKGISAADDIAGLRAMVMAKGMTDGVGPAHAKSFYTDLVENSGRLNEVRLALRTEGISTIARAGMAVTLLRQGKMNPLEAFGGETIEGHDALVKMIQAAHAAEKE from the coding sequence ATGCCCACCATCATCATTGACCGCTTTGACGGCAAAAACAGTTTTGAGCAGAGCTACAAACTTGATCCGGCGGACGTGGCGGGCAAGACCGTGCTCAACACCCTGCTGTTCATCAAGCAGACCCAGGATCCCACGCTGAACTTCACGGCCTCCTGCCGCTGCGCCATCTGCGGCGCGTGCGCCGTGCGCGTCAACGGGCATGCGGTTCTGGCCTGCGACACCAAGATGGACGACCTCGCCAAAACCTATGGTTCAGACACCTTCCACATCTCGCCCCTGGCGAACTTCAAGGTTATTTCCGACCTGGTTGTGGACTGGGAACCCGCCATGGAAAACCTGCGCAAAGTGCATCCGGGCATGGTGGCAAAATCCGAATTCTCCATGAAGGAAGGCTGCCGCCAGAACCAGAAGGAATTCGACCGCATCATCAAGCAGTGGGACTGCATCCTCTGCGGCGCGTGCGCCTCTGAGTGCAACAAGCTCAGCGCCGACCGCAGCGACTACATGGAACCCTTTGTCTTCACCCACGCATGGCGCGTGGCCAACGATTCGCGCTCCAAGGATCCCCTGCTGCACGGCAAGCCTGCAGTGGCGGGCGGCCTGTGGAACTGCGTGCATTGTCAGGAATGCGCCAGCCGCTGCCCCAAGGGCATCAGCGCCGCCGACGACATCGCCGGCCTGCGGGCCATGGTCATGGCCAAGGGCATGACCGACGGCGTTGGCCCGGCCCACGCCAAGTCGTTCTACACCGATCTGGTGGAAAATTCCGGCCGCCTCAACGAAGTGCGCCTTGCCCTGCGCACCGAAGGCATCAGCACCATTGCCCGCGCGGGCATGGCTGTGACCCTGCTGCGCCAGGGCAAGATGAACCCGCTTGAGGCCTTTGGCGGCGAAACCATTGAAGGGCATGATGCCCTGGTGAAGATGATTCAGGCGGCCCATGCCGCAGAAAAGGAGTAG
- the sdhA gene encoding 8-methylmenaquinol:fumarate reductase flavoprotein subunit translates to MTQQFTRRKFLQSACITISALTVNMSGIEKALAAAAGVGPLATCDILIIGSGGAGLRAAVAALQKNPKLNVVVVSKCMPSRSATCMAEGGINGVTDFSKGDSYELHCFDTVKGGDYLVDQESTLKFCEQAGPAILELDYLGMPFSRTAEGKVKARPFGGASKVRCNYSADKTGHIVAHTCLDDALSHGVKFLMDHELLDVAVDNGRCEGAVLRNIRTGEIAPVRAKAVVLATGGYTRIFWNRTSTPYIATGDGVAAALRAGIPFKDAEMVQFHPTGVVHGGVLITEAARGEGGYLLNNKGERFMKDYAPAKMELGPRDIVARAIETEIREGRGYGQGLEAYVLLDLRHLGKEKIVHDLPQIRHVGKLFENIDLVDKPMVIRPTAHYSMGGIDVNTFDDMATVVPGLFAAGEASCVSIHGANRLGGNSLADAVVTGKIAGNGAAAFASHADFGAGKRLTDLTARWQDRFRNTTNGGDAKQMYAIREEMGAQLWDNMGIFRTQSKLDTLSSTLADLRSRYDALRVPNANPVYNTVFTEYVELGNMLQLAQAACLAASERKESRGAHTREDFPKRDDANFLKHSMVTMDDSGKMRMGWKEVEITKFKPEERKY, encoded by the coding sequence ATGACGCAGCAGTTTACCCGCAGAAAATTTCTGCAATCGGCCTGCATCACCATCAGCGCGCTGACGGTGAACATGAGCGGCATTGAAAAAGCTCTTGCCGCAGCCGCTGGTGTCGGCCCCCTGGCCACCTGCGACATCCTGATCATCGGATCGGGTGGCGCTGGCCTGCGAGCCGCCGTGGCAGCCCTGCAAAAAAATCCCAAACTCAACGTGGTTGTGGTCAGCAAGTGCATGCCCTCGCGCAGCGCCACCTGTATGGCCGAAGGCGGCATCAACGGCGTCACCGATTTCAGCAAGGGTGACTCCTACGAGCTGCACTGCTTTGATACCGTGAAGGGCGGCGACTATCTGGTTGACCAGGAATCCACGCTCAAATTCTGCGAGCAGGCAGGCCCCGCCATCCTTGAACTGGATTATCTGGGCATGCCCTTCTCGCGCACGGCTGAAGGCAAGGTCAAGGCCCGTCCCTTTGGCGGCGCGTCCAAGGTGCGTTGCAACTACTCCGCCGACAAGACCGGCCACATCGTTGCCCACACCTGCCTGGACGATGCCCTGAGCCACGGCGTCAAATTCCTCATGGATCACGAGCTGCTTGACGTGGCCGTGGATAATGGCCGCTGCGAAGGCGCCGTGCTGCGCAACATCCGCACCGGCGAAATCGCCCCTGTGCGCGCCAAGGCCGTGGTGCTTGCCACCGGCGGCTATACCCGCATTTTCTGGAACCGCACCTCCACACCCTACATTGCCACAGGAGACGGCGTAGCCGCTGCCCTGCGCGCAGGCATTCCCTTTAAGGATGCCGAAATGGTGCAGTTCCACCCCACGGGCGTGGTGCACGGCGGCGTGCTGATCACCGAAGCGGCTCGCGGCGAAGGCGGCTACCTGCTCAACAACAAGGGGGAGCGCTTCATGAAGGACTACGCCCCCGCCAAGATGGAACTTGGACCCCGTGACATCGTGGCCCGCGCCATCGAGACGGAAATCCGCGAGGGTCGTGGCTACGGACAGGGGCTGGAAGCCTATGTGCTGCTTGACCTGAGGCACCTCGGCAAGGAAAAGATCGTCCACGATCTGCCGCAGATTCGCCACGTGGGCAAGCTTTTTGAAAATATCGACCTTGTGGACAAGCCCATGGTCATCCGCCCCACGGCCCACTACTCTATGGGCGGCATTGACGTGAATACCTTTGACGACATGGCCACGGTTGTGCCCGGTCTGTTTGCCGCTGGTGAAGCTTCGTGCGTGTCCATCCACGGCGCAAACCGCCTTGGCGGCAACTCGCTGGCCGATGCGGTGGTGACGGGCAAAATCGCCGGTAACGGCGCGGCGGCCTTTGCCAGCCATGCCGATTTTGGCGCGGGCAAGCGCCTCACCGATCTGACCGCCCGCTGGCAGGATCGCTTCCGCAACACCACCAACGGGGGCGATGCCAAGCAGATGTACGCCATCCGCGAAGAAATGGGCGCACAACTCTGGGACAACATGGGTATTTTCCGCACCCAGTCCAAGCTCGACACCCTGAGCAGCACCCTGGCCGACCTGCGTTCGCGCTACGACGCCCTGCGCGTCCCCAACGCCAACCCCGTCTACAATACGGTGTTCACCGAATATGTGGAGCTGGGCAACATGCTGCAACTGGCCCAGGCCGCCTGCCTTGCCGCCTCAGAGCGCAAGGAATCGCGCGGCGCGCACACCCGCGAGGACTTCCCCAAGCGTGACGATGCCAACTTCCTCAAGCACAGCATGGTCACCATGGACGACAGCGGCAAAATGCGCATGGGCTGGAAAGAAGTGGAAATCACCAAATTCAAGCCTGAGGAGCGGAAGTACTAA
- the purN gene encoding phosphoribosylglycinamide formyltransferase — MPLNIAILASGSGTNAQAMIDKAAQGVLDVNIALIVCNRPGAGVVSRAEKAGIPCLVLDHTSFPDRASFDARMVEALREAGTELVVLAGYMRLLTPVFLEAFAGRVINIHPALLPSFPGVHGGADAVNYGVKVSGCTVHFVEEKVDSGPVLIQAVVPVNAGESEDDLMSRIHVMEHRIYPQAIQWLAQGRIDVQGRQVHLKPGNSPRAPHDGDWLVWPPLEQGF; from the coding sequence ATGCCCCTGAATATCGCCATACTGGCCTCCGGCAGCGGCACTAACGCTCAGGCCATGATCGACAAGGCCGCCCAGGGCGTGCTGGACGTGAACATTGCCCTGATCGTCTGCAACCGCCCCGGTGCGGGCGTTGTGAGCCGTGCGGAAAAGGCGGGCATTCCCTGCCTTGTACTGGATCACACAAGCTTTCCCGATCGCGCGAGCTTTGACGCCCGTATGGTTGAAGCCCTGCGCGAAGCCGGGACGGAGCTTGTGGTGCTGGCGGGCTATATGCGGCTGCTGACCCCGGTATTCCTTGAGGCATTTGCCGGAAGGGTCATCAACATCCACCCGGCGCTGCTGCCAAGCTTTCCCGGCGTGCACGGCGGTGCCGATGCCGTCAATTACGGCGTCAAGGTTTCCGGCTGCACCGTGCATTTTGTGGAAGAAAAGGTGGACAGCGGCCCGGTGCTGATTCAGGCCGTTGTGCCGGTCAACGCTGGCGAAAGCGAGGACGACCTCATGAGCCGCATCCATGTGATGGAGCACCGCATCTATCCTCAGGCAATCCAATGGCTGGCTCAGGGCCGTATAGATGTGCAGGGGCGGCAGGTGCACCTCAAGCCCGGCAACAGCCCCCGTGCGCCGCACGATGGCGACTGGCTCGTATGGCCGCCGCTGGAACAGGGGTTCTAG
- a CDS encoding nuclear transport factor 2 family protein, with the protein MKILQVTTVFIALVIALSGGLAHAKADTVALYTEAVMTGDIPALETLLAPNYWHINANGHIEDKEHFINTIKNKELVIDRLTFTNARTALISDAKLITGTGYLKAKATPALPEGLMRITVVVITNKGREQVVLFQATPVIATEDCNDGNCKIQ; encoded by the coding sequence ATGAAGATTCTGCAAGTGACCACTGTGTTCATAGCCCTTGTTATTGCACTTTCCGGTGGGCTTGCCCACGCCAAGGCAGACACAGTTGCGCTGTATACCGAAGCCGTCATGACAGGCGACATCCCGGCCCTTGAAACCCTGTTGGCCCCCAACTACTGGCATATCAACGCCAACGGGCACATTGAGGACAAAGAACACTTCATCAATACCATCAAGAACAAGGAACTGGTCATTGACCGGCTGACCTTCACCAATGCCCGCACTGCCCTGATCAGCGACGCCAAGCTCATCACCGGCACAGGCTACCTCAAGGCCAAGGCCACGCCCGCGCTGCCCGAAGGCCTCATGCGCATTACCGTGGTGGTCATCACCAACAAGGGGCGCGAACAGGTAGTGCTGTTCCAGGCTACACCTGTGATCGCCACCGAAGACTGCAATGACGGCAACTGCAAGATCCAGTAA